The nucleotide sequence TTGCACGAATCGTATCTGTAAATACAGTAATTTGCGCAGATGTTGTTTTTTCCTCTAAAAATGAATACTCTTGTAGCCTATAAGAAATGGATACCGTTATGCTACACAAAATACACAAGTACGCGATAAAACGTCCTTCTTTTAGCGAAAACCATAAAAAAATTCCGGCAAGAAGCAAACGATAACCCCAATTGTCAGTGTAATACAACAAACAGATAATCATCGACGTAATTGCCGGAAAAATCAACCGATTTCGAACATGCCTTTCTAAAACGCTAGACATGTTTTCCTGTTAATTCATTTTGAAGTTTTGAAAAATGCTGTGAGTCTAAAGCAACTTGGTGTACAGATACACCTAATTGTTCGATCAACGCTTGGGCATAAGGATCATTTCGATAGTCATGGAGATAATTGATCCCTTTCACACCAGCTTGCAACAAAGCCTTTGTACAGGCCAAACATGGAAAATGTGTGACATAGATTTCTGAACCTTCCGTCGGGATACCAAGTTTTGCACACTGTAGGAGTGCATTCATCTCTGCATGGATCGTTCGCAAGCAGTGTCCATCCACGACGTAACACCCTTCATCTATGCAGTGGACATCTCCACTGACTGCTCCATTATAGCCGCCAGCAATGATCCTTTTTTCTCGAACGAGTGTCGCTCCTACTTCTAAACGTGTACACGTACTACGTAAAGATAACAGTACTGCCTGAGCCATAAAGTACTGGTCCCAAGGAATGCGTTCATTATGTGACTTATCAGTAACTTTTTCTTTATTCGTATCGCATGCTTTTGAAGATTTTTCTAACATGTTTTATATTCCTCCGTTTTTTCAAGTTGATTAAAAAGTACTCATTGCTTAAACAAAATATTCTTTAAATATAACGAATCATCCTGTCTGACAAAAGATCCTACCCTTCACTGCCGAAATGAAGTCCGTCATCCATTAGCCCATTATAAAAATTCTTCGAATCCATTTGTTCAAGAAATTCCGTATAAAAATCGATACTTCACAAT is from Enterococcus faecium and encodes:
- a CDS encoding ComE operon protein 2, which gives rise to MLEKSSKACDTNKEKVTDKSHNERIPWDQYFMAQAVLLSLRSTCTRLEVGATLVREKRIIAGGYNGAVSGDVHCIDEGCYVVDGHCLRTIHAEMNALLQCAKLGIPTEGSEIYVTHFPCLACTKALLQAGVKGINYLHDYRNDPYAQALIEQLGVSVHQVALDSQHFSKLQNELTGKHV